The genomic region tttatttggaTATCAATATTCTTTTCCAAATTCCTACTAAAAGATAtcaatatggagagagagagagagagagagagagagaaattgaattttaaatcttGGTAAGTTTATTATTAGAaagataaatattataattaaaaatttagatgaaaatcttacaaatgaataagaaatttataaaaaggagttagcaaataattaaattttaaaaaaataacaataaaagcaaaataaaatgaCATTCAAACATGtaatataacaattttttattatacaaaatGACTAAATTTATATCCAAATGCGTAGATATAGAAGTTTTAATGATAATATGTAATAAAGTTGctcctacaaaaaaaaagtttttttttttcaaaattaaaattaatgaaacTTAAACTTGATTGTTAAAAGAAGATTGTGTGGATAACCCATATTATCAATCAAAAAGAAGATCGAATCAAAATCttaatacaaaaattttattaataattttgcatctcaaaatacatgaagaataaaattttaggaaaacatAAGGACACGATTGCACCACATCCCAAATGGCATAGACaatggcccaaagagcccaaaatTATGAATTCGTTAGAGAGTGGGCCTAATATTAAACGCTCAATGAGTTAGATGATGAGCAATTACTGTCAGAACAAGCAAGACAAGTAGTTTGGACAAAGAAGGATGCTCCTCAGTCAAGTCCGAGGAAGTTCTGTTCTTGTATATGTTTTCTTGGACTTATACAAATGTTCAAGTTCTATATTACACAatgcttttctctctttctcaatctCAGCTGCCCACCCTCCCTCCCTTTGTCATGGGGTTCTTCCCTTTTAtatctcattttcttcttccattCCAGCCTTCCACATGTAGATCAGATTACTAATcttcttgatacttgtcccatcagtaccttcctgaagtctttgtGGTTTCCCTCTGCTTAGGGCTTATGGGTGTTCGAACTTCAGGCCTCTAATCTACCGTCCAAGGAGGAGTAGCTCCTCAGACAACATCACTTGTTTACTATGACTTGTCCTCTTCTTTGGCTTAATAACCTACTCGTCTTCATCAACACTTATCTATCCTCAAGCCATCTAATGTCCTCGGGCACGACTCACAACCCAATATCCTTATATGGGCCTTTCACCCCTACTATAGCCCCTTAAGATTCTACTATTTCTCTTCTCAGGGAAAAGTGGGATTTCAACCTTTGACAATTGTACCTCCCACACTCACGTCACTTCCTCATGTGTAGGTGTCTTTTCACCTACAAAGGAGCACGCTTCTAACACTTCAGCATTCGGAACGCCTCAGCATTTATTCCCTACGGCTCCTTGACCCCCACGTTCCACGGTGTGATGAAGATCCTACGGTTAAGAGATTTTGTGGGGATTTGAGCGGGAGTTCTCCCGCTTACTTTTCCTACCCTTATATAAATTGCTTGAAGATTCTGGATGTTCCACTTTTTGAATCTTCAACTCTTAAGACTAGTTGGAGGTGCTATTCTACATTTCTATAAGTAACCTTTAGCTTATCTTCTCGTTCTTAGGACCTTCTCTCCCTCAACCATTCATTTTTCACTTTATCCTTTCAATCCTCCCCACTCACACCTCTAATGGGTAGATTCGCTAAGTTAGTAGACACCCCGTAGGGCATAAAGAACTTTAAGGCCCATTACCACATTCTTGCTGGGGTTTCAATCTGGTATTACCATCAAGGGGAATGGCAAGCTTTAAGATCGAAAGGGGAGGTAGTAATCCCCATGATTGCTTTTATAGAGGGAGGAATGAGAATTCTCATGGGTAGAATGACTAAAGATTATCTAATTGCCCACAAACCTTGGTCGACCCAGTGTGCCCTTAATATGTTTAGGATACTAGGTAGCGTAGATGCCCTTAACAAGAAGATGGGTGTGAACCTCACCCATCATGGCGTTAACTGGGTTTACAATTGTCAAAAACTcaaaggtcaggaacattacCTGAAAACTAGGGTCCCTGAAGTCAGGCTCATATCGTGCCTCCCCGATACTAACAAAGGTATGAACAAAGACTTCCTAATTGTCCTAGGGGAATGGCATGATGGACTTCATTTCTCAACACGAGACGGGATACCAGGTGGGGTGTTTAAAGGTTTAGGCTTACTACTTTAACACTACCCATTTTTTCACTaacagtcttttttttttttcccttctcctTTCCTAATTTGTAAACTTATTCTCTTTATTCAATGATGTCTTATTTTAACCATATCTTTGTTCTTGGCGAATTTGCAGATATCTACAATCCCAAACCTCAATCTCGTCAACGAGCCCGACTTGACGAGGATACTTCAGTCCGAAATTTTTGCCCATTTCGATGGACAACTACGAGCAGCTCACGTCATCCTCGGTTACACACCCATATCCACCAGCTTCCAAGCCCCCAAGTACGTGATCAAGACGAAGGATCCTTGGCTGCACCAAATCAATATTGCAATGCCCGACTTCCTATTTGGTCCTCCTCCCGAAGGTACTTAACCAGTATAATTATCTTTTTAGCGCAATGCCGAGGAAGAGGCAACCTCCTCCCATCTAATTCTTGAAGAAGCAGCCAAAGTAATGGAGGTTTTAGATTCTGAGGAAGATTTCCAAGTTTTTGACCAGCCCTAGTCTCTAGAGCCTTCAGGTGCTACTTTCAGTCATCTTCTCCTCACACAAGTCAGTAGCATCTAGGAAACCTCTAATATACCTGACACAATGGTGCTATAGAGAAAGCCAAAGATGAACCTACTTGCCCTCCTCGAGTCTCAAGCAGGAGGGTTGGTCCCAAATGTGGCCGTATAGACCCGACTTCCCACTCCTTTTCTTACACACACTTCCTAGCCTGAAAATGTGGACAAGAAAAGAAAACGGGATGGGAAGGGCAAGAATGTGGTTGAGGAAGGGGAGGTCATTCCCTCCAAGAGACGAGATCTTCAAGCGAGAGGACAATTGCGAAGAAAGGATGTGATCGTCGCCCCTGGATCCAAATCTGAGATCCCCCCTTGATATTGAATGGAGCTCCTCTTCCCCTAGACTCCTCCATCAGGGACTTCTAAAAGGGGAAGGCAAGCTATGTGGCCAATGCCTTGAAGCAACCATTACTGCTACCTCAGGACATGGCTAACTTGAGGACATTTAAGAAACATGAACTGTTTCTAACCTTGAAAAGGGATTTAGCCCTAGTAagtcttttttcctttttttttttttttacatagtaTTCATACTATTCCTGCCCTTAAAGAATTTATCTTaacttccttttttctttttctttttttctttgttgaaggCAATCTAGACAGCACATCTTACCAAGGAGCTAAGCAGAGGATTAAAGACCTCAACGTCAAGTTGACCAAGGCAAATAAGGATAGGAAGAGCGCCGAGGCAGCTTTAGAGGGGGCCGAGAGGCAAGAAGAGAGACAGCGCCAACAACTGCGCCAAACCGAGGATCAACTTACCATAGCTAAAGAGCAGATAGGGGCTCTAAAGAAAAAACTGGAGGAGGCAGAGGAGGTTGCAGCTAAGGCTGAGAAGGAGGGGTACGAGGTTAGGGTGACAAAGACTGAGGAGAACCTTAAGGTCTAGGTCACTAAGGTTTGTAGAGGCTATTGCCTCCAAGTATGGAATGAAGTGTTAAACCAAGCTGGGGTGGACGCTTCTTCCCCACTAAGGAGGGCAGAAAATGCATACTATCCCCTAGCCATTTCGTTTGGAAGGCCTTTCCAGTTTCCAAGCTGAAGTTGCCCTTAAAGCACCTGTGCCCAGTTAGGTTGCCTCTACTACTGCCCTTCCAACCCCTCTTGCCCCTTCCAAGGAGGCTAACCAAGCCAAAGTTGTGGACAAGGACAAGGACAAGGAAACAACTAAGGGCAAAGTTCCTAATAAGGAGGCAGCCCAAGAACCAACCAAGAACTCTTCCAAATAGAAGGGGGCATCCTAGGGACAGGTACTGGTGCTAGCCACGCTTCCCTTCACCACTAAGGAAGACCCTAAAAGCAAGGGTGTGGCCTAAGCAACAGCGTCCAAGGCTCCTTCCCAGATTGCAGCAAAGGCCAATCCTCCTCCTAAGTCTACTTAGGATTTTATTTAgactttgcaatttttttaagtgttcTTTTCatatgtatttattattttttgttttcaaatatgTACTTTATTTGCCTTTTCAAGGCTTTATCTAATGAAGAATTGTTAAGTTTCTTTATACCTCATCTTGTTTACGTGAAACAAAACATTAGTTTGTTCCTGATCACTGTTTAATTGATGTAGGAATTATAACCTATTTTGATTAAAATACAACTTTGCCCTTAACCTTGATAGATGTATATACAACTTGCAATCTAACCATTGCATTTCATGCAATTGGTAACGCAATAAATTAACTTTCTAAGCAAGCAATTGGTAACGCAATACATTAACTTTCCAGACAACTGATACTTAACACTTTGCAatttaacttaaaaacacaCCTTGTGTACTTGAGACATATGACTCAAAAGATTATGTGTGGTTCAAAACTCCATCAATGATTTCCAGTAGATGTGAAGCATTGATTTAACCAAGGCACTCGATCCAAGGAGCATGGCCCCACGAAATCAGGTTTATTACCTAAGAACATTTCATGGATATacttacaaatgctttaagtgatgctcatgggaATTTCTTCAGTTAAGttattacaacaagaatcttgGTTATCCATTGCAGATAGATCAAGtactaatttacccaaggtttgtggttcaaggaaccaggcatgaccgaAATTCTGTTTAGTACTTAGCATAGTAGGAaaacattaatttacccaaggcatgtggttcgagAAACTAAGCATGttcgaggttctgtttaacgcTCAGATAACTAGAGAGGTATTAATTTACCttaggtatgtggtccgagaagccAAGTATGaccaaagttctgtttaacactcaaatgaataagaagtattaatttacccaaggtatatggTTCGAGgaaccaagcatgaccaaggttctctTTAACACTTATAtgaataagaagtattaatttacccaatgtaTATGGTTCGAGGAaccaggcataaccaaggttctctTTAACACTTATAtgaataagaagtattaatttacccaaagtatgtggtccaaagaaccaggcataaccaaggttctttttaacacttagatgaataagaagtattaatttacccaaggtatgtggtccgaagaatcaggcatgaccaaggttctatttaacacgtAGAtgaataagaagtattaatttacctaaggtatgtaGTTCGAGGAAtcaggcataaccaaggttctctTTAATACTTAGATACATagagaaaacaataaataacaatagaaacaaaaacataGTAGGAATACCTTTCATTGATAATAGTACATtcataggttatttacatttcacgaacgtggtacaacattttcttttaaatcttcCAAAAAGTAAGCACTTACACTAGCCACTAAGGTGATGCAGTATGGCCCCTCCTAATTAGGTCTCAGCTTTCCCCTAGAAGGTTTCTTTATAGTGCCCACGATCCTTCTCAATACCAAGTCTCCTGGAACTAAGGGCATTTCCCTCACCTTCGTATCATATTCTTGCttaagtttttgttgataatttgtcAACTGGACCATGGCTGCTTCCCTTTGTTTCTCAACCAAATCTAGGCTTCTCTCCAATAACTTATCATTGTTGTTAGGGGTGAACATGCTCGTCCTCAGTGTTGAGAACTCAGTCTCTAAAGGGATCATTGTCTCGATCCCGTAAGTCATTGAGAAGGGTGTTCCCCCCGTTGACCGACGAGGAGTAGTCTGATATATCCAAAGAACATGTGGCAGCTCATCCACCAATCTACCATTTGcctcgtccaacctcttcttaaaTCCATTCACTATAACTTTGTAAACTGCTTCGGCTTACCCATTTCCTTGTGGATAAGCCGGAGTTTAATACTTGTTTCTAATGCCTAACTCACAGCAGTATctccttcattaaaatattcgtagtaataaaaagttataaatgtagactgccactttgtaaattactatatcttaattcttgagtacctagtttaattctttaagttattcatcatatatttatgaaatcctatttcataaatatataccttaataactccttactaaagtggttaggcctagcactctgaataactaaatccattaaacttatctgaAGGGAATATTATATATCTCTgttaaaagactatgaattccatcttgagaatatatattccatcaacactaaatgtggctgcccaacatactgaggttttgatcgttactttaaatctcactcctaatatatcaaagcaacctacatctcatgatcaagtctagaagttgtgagatttattattcatttgacagtcgttaggagaataataaatctcatagcggtccagttcaatatgtcttaactcttaaaacatatcaacataccaactagaagtatCCACTTTCattatcaagacaaatcatcttagttgatatgttatagtttttgcagatgaaatgccaaatttcattaccgactacgaactataattttgagtttacaaaaaacttgtgatttatattttttgtgatttatattttttgtgatttttcaaataaatcatatactatgcatctcatgaactatatgataatgtctgaatattcatattattattatttaagataataataaaacaaatttattaatcacaatattaagtcatacataatatcatacataacgtcatacaatagaatttaagggcactaatcctaacaccacaaatctcacttgcttagttgtgcattaaaaTGCTTATCTAAGCTACAAAGTTTTAATGGCCATCCAaagtacacaagtaccaatgtatacaaaatacacactgtttttgtattattcttatttttcaattttttttattatatgaaaaacaaaataaagtaaaactgaaaacaatttgaaaaaaacatgttaaacaaagtgTAGTataaaactagactaactcaagaaaaacaagaaagcaaaacacaaaagtaatgcataacacacacacacaaagagagagagagagagagagagagtgtgactaaatcactttgatcatttttccttccacactttgGAAGAACTTTTCCTTTGTGCAAACCCTTGTACCGgaggtgagggggaagaatggaaactgttcaagttcgaaaggaacatgagggtttttagaagatctccaagaggggCAAAAGATGATGGGAACTGATTCTGGTTTTCAGATGAGATTATACTGTTGCTTTGTTGAGTAGCTAACTACTTGCAGCaatttggacgagtatgccttgaAGCTCCATAGTGATGATAGAGATGTTGTTTCTTCGGTTAAGACTTTTTGTTGTTAAGCTTCTTAGTACTAGGGTTACAGCTCCTCTTCAAGCTTTTTGGTCCTTTTAGCAAGGAAGTTGTTCTCAAACCGCAATGTTCCAATggtttgattagcttcatcaacctttgtaGAGAGCTCTTCTCAGTCTAGCAAGGGCATTGCTTTTCCCAATagtcttgagatatgttggacattcttgtttcatgtgtccaaaaccttgacatccgaagcacttTGGTCTGAAGGGAACAGTATACTGACCGCCATCTTTAGTATCCTTCTTTCCTCTATCTTGACTCTTGAATTGAGAGgaacttgattgcctacggtccttgttgaagcctttCACGTTttcattcttcatgaactttttgaattgccttgtgatgtaggacttcatcaaGGAATCTTTATCATCTGAAGACTCATCAATCTCATTACTTTTGgtcttcagtgccatgctctttccCTTACTTGATTTTTAGATCCTAGTCAAACCCAATTTATAGGTTTGAAAGCTACCATCCAACTCTGTTAACGAAATAgaatcaatatcctttgattcttcaatgaCAGAGATCTTAGCATGAAATCTTTCtagtagagatctgagcacatTTCTTACAACATTGGGTTCATGAATAGTTTCTCAAGATTAAAAGCAGAGTTAACTATGTCCTTCAGCttggcataaaactcatcaaacgactcatcctcgTCCATCCTAATTTCTTCCAAGCTTGTAGTAAGCCTTTAAAGCTTTGAATTATTGACAGCCTTAGTCCCTTcgtaggttgtctggaggatggtccatgctttcTTAACAGTTTTAGTGgaggatattttcttgaactcctcattagtgaccgcattaaataaggcattcaatgctttgCTATTGAAGTTTGTTGCTTTAATCttggcatcatcccaatcagccgacgcttcctttggcttagtctaaccaatctctacagcttgccaTGCTTTCTTATCTAAAGATTGCAAGAAAACtgtcatgcgtactttccagtatgcacaGTTtatgccatcaaataaaggaggtataattaAAGATTGTCctttatccatgacaaacaggagtcaatggatcacatagcaaagattaaccctaattagagtgtgcccgttctgataccacttgataggccaagaatgtattgaccacTTTGGTaacttaatcaattaatttagccaagtgaaattagttagattcaattacatgtaataagcgtggtagcacatataaatcaccaaataactaaatgcaatggaacataaatttgacatgggtgatttgtttacgaatgggaaaaactaCCGAGACAAAACCAcaccgagtgaatttaaggtcaccactcccaagaatccactattatcaaaacaagtggttacaagtaaaagaatcacaatactttataccaacctacagttgaaccttaccctaatacacaattggacttgtaatgtagtgacaatctctcctttcaatgcacgacttcaagtacgtgactaactaattgatGTGCAAATCCTAGTACAcgacttactcctttgcacgaatcttagtacgtgactaacacaccaacttgagaaagctGTTGGCtataaagttcttcagttcatccaaacaatgaagatcaagaaactccttagttacaaaacctgtgtcgcaaagatgcagtagcttcttcaatgAAAAGACGAACTAAGGCAAATTGGCTTCAGTCATAATATGCATGAATAATCACTTTACATCAAGTTACATCTACTGAGACgccccttaaaataatctttatatatgtttagagttataagaaaagaaatcatacACAAATAACTTGAATATGCgtgaaaaacagatctgaaaatctgattttcataaatctcgatagataggttatttGTCGAGTATCGGGCTAAAACTGTCTTTTAAACTTCGATAGATACAatctgtcgagctagctattgagttttaaaatacaacacttcctcgcttgtttcttggacagatttgcatggttttaactcttgacttgaacatcatatttcttgaagacttaaaccatcctaaatctacccaattacaagtaaagtacattttgtcaaaagattagccaatatacaataacatatgttctaacaagttccacatatgttcTACTTGAAAAtatgtaaaagttagttgaaataatacaataagACTCATAAATTATACCAAAAAATGTAGTGGGGCTCATAAATAGTAATagaaataagctgaatagtaaaaataaattggcTTTTTAATTTGTAGCCAAACGCACACTAGGGTCCGTTTGGGatccatttattttgttaaaactgaaaaaaaaatttttgaaaatactgtagataaaaataaaaattaactgaaatagtataatgagaCTTATGATTAATACTAAAAAGTATAGTGGAAtctataaatagtaacaaaaataagttaaataataaaataaatttataaaaataatatttgcaaAACGGAAACTAAGACGGTAAACAATGGGCAAAACCATCTCTATATATGTGATGATTGATGATGTCCCCATTTCCTAACATAAGACCAATAGACCGTTGCTGCGTATACGCACATACATTACATGATGCATAGCAAACTAGACCCGTTTCCATTGACAGTAATAAAACTCCTCCTTTACACGCAAACGCGAAACAAAAGCAACCCTCTCTGTCTAATCCATTACGTTACCGGTTAAGACCAGTGACCAATTCCTACAAGCCACTTTCTCCACTACTCTCTACCACGTACACCTCCACCTTTTTTACCTACCATATCCGGTCAACCCCATTCCTCCTTACCCACAATAACCGGTTCCCCGAATAGAGATCCAATATAAAACCCATTTTCCCCGCACTTCGAGGCACTTCTTTCCACCTCAACCAGACTCATCGGAACGTCGTCGTTTTCTTCTCCGATCCCACTCCGATTAGGGTTCtgtgagctctctctctctctctctctctctctctctctcaactagTTTTTACGGATAGAATCTGAGCCGTTGATTGCGTAGACTTTATTTTCTTGCTGGACCGTGAATgcttttttcattgatttttgtaGGTTTTAGTACAATCTCTGTTGTTGATTCGTATGTTGTTTGGATCTGTATGTCTATGTTGTTTTCAGCTACCACAGTTGAATTTctgaagctttttatttttcttcatataATTTGAATTGACTGTTGGTGTTAACTGATTGGATAAGATTGAATTTATTAGAGGATTTAGAGTTAATAATTGTTTTAGCTATTTCttggaaaagagaaaagaattaCATACGTGATTGTGTAAattgtttgtctatttttttgaTTGTTTGGTAGTATTGATGATGAGAAATGAAGGTTTTAAGATGGAAttggattatttttattttattttgttgttctAGATAAAAGCTatgaatgagttttttttttttttgttggtttgaaATGAAGTAATATACAAATATTAGGTGTATTTGTGTCACTGATTGCAGCAAAGTGGGTGCAAAGGAAGAAGTTCTTccaaaggtttttattttttatattttttttattgtatatcaaGAATTGGATAATGAAAATACTTTTACAATTtgggtttccttttttttttccttttttttttcttttttttttttgcctcttaAAATGAAAGGTAGATGTGTTTTTGAGAGTATGTATTAGTAGATAGGAAGCACGGACATGGGTACAGGTACTATGCAATGACATGAGTaatttctgaaaaattataatgtGACAGTGGATACCATTATGACACGGGTAACAGTATCCCAAATAAATTGTCTGTGCTTAGTAGTATGATTTATTGAGTCTCAAGCTGGTTGTTGATGGGCTATTTTTGATTTAGGGAAGTTATATCACttctatatttaatttgttgtcTTATTGGTTTTTCCTAGTAATCGTTTAGTTGTTGTATTAGTATCATGTATCTGGATTGGGTGAGAATTTTTTTGTATCTCTCTTTGAAGTTCTTCAACTGATGCTTGTGTATGATTTTTGTGTGGGTTTTCTCGTTATATAAAGCCTTACTATATCttgagttgttttattttcagaATAGCCCTCGAAGTTTTGCCACTTTAGAGGCTTTTTGGAATATAGTTTATTTTGTAGGATGGTGAATCAGAACTACTGTTAACTGCTATGTTTCCATACCATGTTTGACTCTAAATTAGCATTTTATTGCCTTTCTGACtatcatattatttttaattttattctggTGAATGTGAATTATAGGAAATAAGGACTGAATGATGGCAGATAATGAGCAGGGAGAGGAAAATCCTTCACGTGGGAATGAATGGGAGGTTGTGTCACTGACAGCATCTGCATATGCTGCTGCTCCTGGCCCAAAAGATGTTGAACTGAAGGATGATGAGAACGGTAATACTTATCGAGAGGGTAATGCAGCAGAAACATCTCGTGCTTTGTTCATGTCTGGTCACTTTGTCTTTCCTCCCAATCAGCATGAGAATTTGCCATTGGAACCTGAACAAGGAGGTAAGGATGTGGCATCTGAATTTGATATCAATGAAGCTGGTATATCTAGTGGAAAGGATGAAGAAAACTGGTCCTTGAAAGGGTTAACTGTTCCAGATGAGTTCTCAGGGATACAGTTTTTTGATGAGAAGGGTAATAGATTATCTCTCCATGGTACAGAGTTTGAAGAAGGCACTCCTCTCCAGGGATTAAATTTGGTTGATAAAGAGCAAAGTATTTATAGTGCTGCTACTTATGGTTCCTTACACGGTGAATCAGCTTTTGGCGGTTCTACATTTGGTGAGAACGTGGCTGTGCCTGGACCAAACGAATCTTCTGAGCAAGGCCTAGATTTTTCTCCTGATATCTCTTCATCCCCAACACC from Castanea sativa cultivar Marrone di Chiusa Pesio chromosome 11, ASM4071231v1 harbors:
- the LOC142615603 gene encoding ATG8-interacting protein 1 isoform X1, which codes for MMADNEQGEENPSRGNEWEVVSLTASAYAAAPGPKDVELKDDENGNTYREGNAAETSRALFMSGHFVFPPNQHENLPLEPEQGGKDVASEFDINEAGISSGKDEENWSLKGLTVPDEFSGIQFFDEKGNRLSLHGTEFEEGTPLQGLNLVDKEQSIYSAATYGSLHGESAFGGSTFGENVAVPGPNESSEQGLDFSPDISSSPTPVKDEKHDGSNLPCGAWWKRRAASLYAHAKEANTFWSIFIAAAVMGLVLLGQRWQQERWQAMQLKWQISINDGKPGRILGPISRLKDVIVGGHRRGSILRGSTASEI
- the LOC142615603 gene encoding ATG8-interacting protein 1 isoform X2 → MMADNEQGEENPSRGNEWEVVSLTASAYAAAPGPKDVELKDDENGNTYREGNAAETSRALFMSGHFVFPPNQHENLPLEPEQGEFEEGTPLQGLNLVDKEQSIYSAATYGSLHGESAFGGSTFGENVAVPGPNESSEQGLDFSPDISSSPTPVKDEKHDGSNLPCGAWWKRRAASLYAHAKEANTFWSIFIAAAVMGLVLLGQRWQQERWQAMQLKWQISINDGKPGRILGPISRLKDVIVGGHRRGSILRGSTASEI